gttaaacatttacttgtgcattatgcataagaactgatcacagtgattatacaatgttgaaaaacatttattcacattttttggaacttaaaaacactgtcctgcatgacaaaatacatcaaacagataaaaattaagaaatgatttgaatttttccacacctgaagcttaatctgctaattaaaacacagcgcccatcgtggacaatataggaaccgcatattttcaattatacaaagtacatgttttttttaataattgttttatcattctcttccttttatcttgtccacttgtgaaagtcaaatctgatgagctctttgtggcatcttattgccacattgccagacaggacactggaaaaaaaaaaaaattataatgataatgcatttagccacagggccggactaaattgttcggcgggccggatccggcccgcgggccgtatgtttgacacccctgctttaaaagaAGCAACATGCTGGACTTATACCTCCTGCGATCTGCACGGCGTTGCTGGAGgagctgttgcacgttccatttGAGGCCTGCACGCTGAAACTGTAGACTTTCCCACAGACGAGACCGTTGATGGTGCAGCCGGGCTCCGTGCTGTGACAGCAGAGCCTATCTCCGTCTTCAGCTTGAGCGCAGCCATAATAGTCTTCAGCGTTGTCACTGGGCGCCCAGGTCAGCGCCGCAGACTGATTGTCACAATGGAAAGTCTTGGAGAGTCCACTTGGCTGGCAGGGGCCTGAACAGAGGGGGAGAGTTTAGACGCCGGTAACTGAAAACCTCAGGAATACAGCCGCGGGTGTCTCAGTTTCTGGCACCTGTGATCACGGTTGCATCTGGACTGGCTCTGCTGGTGCAGTTCTCGTGACTGGCGACCACAGACACCGTGTACCGCTGGTCACAGTGGAGCCCCGACAGGGTGCAGTTACTGGAGGTGGCGTTGCAGGCGCGCTCGTGTCCGTTCGCAGCCACGGCGAACACGCGGTAGGTGTCAGCGACGGGGGACGGGGTCCAGGACACCAGAGCGCTGTGATGCTCACAGGAGACGTCCACCGACACATCCCCGGGAGCACAGGGCTCTGCACAAAAAAGAGAAGGTATATGTCACGTTAACagcttcacattttattttaggtgTTTAATCATGGAGGATGCCATGGGTGCTGGGAAGCATTCATCTAATCAACTAAGAGgccactctggaggagctgcagagatgtacTTCTCAGGTGGTgaaatctgttgacaggacagctGTTAGTCATGCTATCCATAAATGTGGCTTCTGTGCAAGAGCTGCAATGAGAAAGTCCTTGTTGAACACTGtgttctgcactgcaaaaacggaactaaaaataagtaaaatcttcttaaaatttgtgtatttttcttgttttgagcaggtaaataagatgatctgccaatagaataagatttttgcacttaaaataggaacaattcatctccatcatcttatttcaagtgcaggatgtctaattatcgtATTTTAGGGGCCAAAACACTCATCCCATTGggagataatcttatttagctgctcaaatctaggacaaaaacactaattttaggaacattttacttatttttagatccgtttttgtaGTGTGGGTTGTTTCTTCATGCGCCAGCTACAAGTTGTTGCTATTTTTCTCTCCTGTGTTTTTTCACAGCTCAGTGGGATATTAATACAGTAACGATGGCGAAGGCTTAAATTTCATAACTTCACCTCTGCGCTTGAGTCCTTTGTACCAGTTCCCTGAACTATATATAATTTTCAACGAATCTCTCCAGATAATAATATCAAAGCacctcaaaagaaaaaaaaaacacttaaagcaAATGATCAAACTTATAATTAACCAAACGCTATATAAGCTGCTTTTTGAACAAGACACCCAGAGTCCATCTCAGTGTTGCAAACGCTGTCTCTCCTTTAGTTTGACTTCCTGGATTCATCACAGCCACCAGGTCCTGGTCATGTGGCCTCACAGACCTGCTGGAGGTCTTCTGGTCCCTGTTAAACTAAGTAAATCCAACCTAAGCATCTCTGCCGCATCTGTTGCTTGGAAACACgacaaaacctaaaacagacATGCTGAAAAAGTGAATATGATCTACATAGCAACAAGAGATgcccttaaaggggacatgtcatgaTTTCAATGCCTTTCTTGtcatatttaaatcattcagtcgTAGTCTACATAAAGTGGAACCACAATGAtatggtctgaattcctcgttaatgttgccccacagctcctctttgccctgttctgaggtgcttCTGATAGCAAGTTGCTTTgcctctttaaatttaaatgaggcacttcacaccaTGCCCCCCTTCGAGCCGCGGGGCGCACCCCTCCACCCCGTTTGGCTATTTTTGTGGCATGCAGGTCGACTGTGTAATGaattacaggactgtctcagaaaattagaatattgtgataaagttctttattttctgtaatgcaattaaaaaacatgaaatgtcatacattctggattcattacaaatcaactgaaatatcgcaagccttttattgttttaatatcgctgattatggcatacagctgaagaaaactcaaatatcctatctcaaaatattagaatatcgtgaaaaagtatactagtaggctattcaactaatcacttgaatcgtctaattaactggaaacactgcagggtttcctgagccttgaaaaacactcagcttggttcagtaaactaaatcacaagtatggtagtggttaagagacgacataagattctcccAGTAattggtgtactgaccatggcattactgtccttgattggcctgccaattcccctgacctgaaccccatagagaatttgtggggtattgtgaagaagaagctgaaagacaccagagccaacaatgcaaatgagctaaaggccgctattgaagcatcctgggcatccataacacctcagcaatgccacaggctgattgcctccatgccatgtcgcattgatgcagtaatctgtgcaaaaggattcccaaccaagtactgagtgcattaatggacattttcaaatgtttgattttgttttgctgttataatttctttttttacttggtctgaggaaatattctaatatttttgtgataggatttttgagttttcttcagctgtacgccataatcagccatattaaaacaataaaaggcttgcgatatttcagttgatttgtaatgaattcagaatgtatgacatttcatgttttttaattgcattacagaaaataaagaattttatcacaatattctaattttctgagacagtcctgtatattgGTTAAACACagccaacaaccaaacatttttagTTCCACATGAGTTTTAGACTACAAAGGTCCGGCAAGAAAAAACCCCGACAGATTCTGAAAAACTGTTAGCCGGAAGTCAATgtagctctgcagcaaatactgtgacataattgtaataatgaataaaaaaacaaaagtgtaaccgagaaaactgaatggattgaaacaatgacccaaacagaatataaagacatCTACGCAGCACCGGGACCAACTacattcagattttctgcactcatagagactccaagtacacaacaaaatgtatttaatgcaCAATATGTTAAATGTGCACAAGCTGCCCAGACGTCTTTGACTCTCAGAAGAACTCGTACTACAGTCAGTCCTCTGATTCTGGATTAAAAATAATCCAGAACGCTGTAATGCTCAGCAGAGCACTTTGTCGATGTTACTGAAAGGCAATCTCAAAAACAACCTTGCTCCACATTCTTGCAGCCTCAACATGTAATCCATCTTTTTTTGCCTAATCTGTCAAGCAACTGATAAGCATCTGTTCACATTTATGTTTCTTTCTTGCTGCTAATCAACACTATGAGACATAATAAACCGTACCCATGCTGATTCTGTAGGGTGGACTCCTCAGAGAGCTGCATCGGTCTGACGAGGCTGCCACGATGATGGTGTAGCGCAGACCGCAGCGCGCTCCCCGGAGGAAGCAGCTGCCGCCGGTGCTGTTGCAGGTCAGATAGGTTTGGTCGCTGGCCTCCGCCACGGCAATGTGCAATGTGCTCTCCGCGCCGCCGCCCTCCGTCAGCCCCCACTCAACGAGGATGGAGGAATTATGGCACTGAGCGAAGGCGGTGATGGCAGAGAGGGAGCAGGGCGCTGAGGGACAGGACACATTTTAGCTTTACTCCACCATAATCAAAAGGGTTTCTGCACCTCGGACTAACAGCCACACGCTTGGATGTGTGGCGTTGAGACTGCAtgtgacagacaaacacacaattGTGCATGATTTTGTAGAAGAAGGAAAAActatttgcaaataaaatccACAGGCTTAAGCCTTTTAGGAGGGCAACAATGCTAAGCATCCAGCCTGATCAAAacatcattcattttaaaaaacagaccCAAATCCTTTTGCGAATCCGTGAAAACACTTGAACAtcgatgttcacagatgctgtCGTAACTAGAAAAGAGGGCCATCATTTCAGTCTCCAGATGTGCTCAGATGCAATAAACATACATTCTGATGACGTGGAGCTTTAACAAAACGGACTCCTGACTCCAGGAGACTGAATTATATCACAATGTTATGATTTCTATTCGCGTAAAACTGTAAATCCAATCATGAGTTTCCTTTACAATTACACccttgtgttggtttatcacaccgagtctcaataaaatacattttaaagcaggTTCCAAGCAgcaggaatacttttgcagagcCATCTGCTTGTCCTGACCCAGACGGCCGGCTCTGGGTGAGAATACCTGTCCGTAAGATGATGGAGGCACTTGGCGGACTCTCGCACTGGCCGTTTCTGGCGGTGACGGTGAAATTGTAGGAAACGCCACAGGCCAGGTCCTCCACCTCGCACGTCGTATTGGAGGTGGTGCAGTTGGCCGTGTAGGCGTCTCCTCCGACAGCTGACACGGTGTAGCTCTCCGCCCCCGGAGCAGCGTCCCAGGAGATCCAGGCGGAGTTGGTCACACAGTCGAGGTGGCCGCTGACTCCTTGAGGCTGACAGGGTGCTGAGAAGAACACACCAGAGCTGTAAATATCCGGATAGTGACCGGAGGGAGGGTTGTTAATGggaaatgtgatgttttttatcttttattttctatacCTGAGTGGATGCTGCGGCTCTGATTGTGCTCGCTCTGACAGTCGCCTCTCACAGAGGTGACTTGAACGGTGTAGGCGTGACCACATGTTAAGTTGCTTGTGGAGCAGACGTTGCTTGTGGTGTTGCATAATTCACCAGTCTCTCCGCCGGCAGCCGTCAGGGACACCAGGAAGTGGTCCACGTGTCTCACAGCATCCCAGGTGACCGTCAGGTCGTTCGACAGACAGCTGAGCTGGACGTTCAGGTTGTGGGGAGGGCAGGGGCCTGAGAATACAAAGCAAGCTTGGAAGGAAGTCCACCTCAGAATTTAGGTCATCATCTGAACCGTCGCTGCGTCTTTTACCTGATTCGAAAAGCACAGGCTGACTGGGGCGACTGGAGCAGCGGTCATCCTCCGCCACCACCTGAACCGCGTAGTCCGCCCCGCATGCCAGGCAGCTGAGGTCGGAGGCGGTGCAGCTGTCGTCGCTGTGGCTGCCGTTGGCCAACACCGAGTACCGCAGAGCTCCTCGACTGGGAGACCAGGACACAGCAGCCGAGTTGTTGGAGCAGTCCATCTTCACAGAGACGTCGGTGGGAATGCAAGGCCCTGAACGTAGCGACAAGATGATGATAGTGGGAGTCACTTTGAACTGTAATGTGCTGAGGAAAGGGTTTAACCTGTAGGGCTAAAAGGAAGGCAGTAATTTAAGCATTTATAGGAGCCTCGACATTTATTGGCACCATCTGTAACAGTGAGTGAAAAGCTTGAAACACAAAGGGGAGAAACCAGCTCAGAGGCTCCGGTCATGGCAGATGATCAAAGGAGAGGCATCTTTTAATGTAATTACTTTCACATGAGACTGttttggattgttttgttttcatattaTTGACATTTTGTATTTAGAACTGCATAACTCTAAACTGGACCCTGCACCACTcgtgcacattttgcatcattgcatctccatctagcattacaaatgctgccgaacttgcAGTTTCCAGATGCATATTTACACAAATGCCTTTCGCAcaataatttctgcacatacaaatggtttttcattgttctcttctactgcattgtttacatttcaattgtttactttttaaatcactgctgcaattttcctgcattgtttcatttaaattgtttactttttaatcactgctgcaatGTATATTGTCATTTACAAGCtgttcattctgtatgcactctgtacatacaaaatgacaaataaagatgtctaagtctagtcaggttatctttgtctgattttaatGTTGGGAGATCTACTATTTCAGAGCACTGTCAAATGAAACGACTGACTATATTTGGCCCAATCAGCAGgcaatacttttatttatttattttttgttgaggCAATAATTAGATCTTTATTCctgaaaatccttttttgtttttgtttaggcGTAAATCCTTTTCCATTAGTCCAAAACACAACaagagcacattttaaaaatgtaaataaggaAAATGAATTAAGTAATTTTTTCCTCACAAAGTAGAATACCAGCAAGCATGTCCAGCACATATATTTAAAGGCGCTTTCAAAGTTTTAATCTGCCTCAACATTAACTTTCAGGACGCAGAATAAACAAAGCATTTGACAAAAGTCTCACGTAGGAGCTCTTTGGGctcaggcccgtattaagacaatgtggtgcccctgggcaccatacctcaaccccccccaccccccctccccctccttacccgtgctgtcctccagatataatcaaggggatttctgtaatgtaatttactatttactaacttacacaactacatgtaggcatatgagcagtgagcaatatccaaatatctcattttaaaatgttgaaatcaaaaaaatcttgatttatttatcatttattattattgtgacatcagtgttcacaaaacgaataatgcatggtctttcaacaataagtaaataatataacaacttatgaaaaatatatttttaaagcatgtgtcatgtggtgcccccccatggttggtgcccctgggcactggcccactggcccttatggataatccggccctgccaTTTCAGCAGGCTGACTCTCACCTGACTGCAGACTTGCAGTTTCTCTGGAGGTGACGTTACACTGCTGGTTGGAAGCCGTGACTGACACCGAGAAGTTGTGGCCGCACGTCAGGCCGCTGATGCTGCATGCACCGGCATCCGACACGCACATCTTGGAGACGCCCGCGTCCGTCTGCACGGCGGCCGTGTAGTAGTCTGAGCCGTTGGAGGAGCCCCAGGTTACCACCGCGATGCCCGACAGGCAGTCCTGCGTGGCGGAGATCCCCTCTGGCATGCACGGCCCTAAAGAAGATCAATGAAGATTAAAACTTGGAGCTCGTGGCTGATATTCAAAAATCCACGAAGCATATTTTTGCCTCTAAAAGTTCTGTCTGGTTGGTATACGCACAGGTCTGGACGGAGGTGGACGCGCTCGACCCGCCGGGACAGTGCTGGTTGTAGGGGGTGACTGTGAGGCTGTAGTTTTGGCCGCATGTAAATTCAGAGAAAAGGGCCGTGGTGATGTTGGTGCTGAGACCGATCACTTGGTCTCCCGTCTCAGCTGAAACCGCGTAGGTCTCTGTGCGGTTGTTGGTGTCCCAGCCCAGAGAAACAACCTTCTTGTCACAGTCTACGGAGGCAGCCAGGTTCTGGGGCCTGCAGGAATCTAGGAGGAATTAACATTCACCATCAACAGCTCTGCGTTCAGATTTATGTTATGGATCAAACATTTCTTTCCGTGCCACATTAAACTTTCCGTGACATACTCATATAGATGACAGAGGAGTTGCCCGACAAGCGGATGCAGTGGTCAGCCTCCGCGCCCACAGTCACTGCGTACTGCTCCCCGCAGTGCAGCTCGCTCCAGGTGCAGGAAGTGGTGTTGGTGCGGCACAGGTGAACGTGGCCGTCCAGGCCCGTCGCTCGGGCGATGTAAGATTCGGCGCCGTCACTGGGGCCCCAGCTGACGGACCCCACGCTGGACCCGCACTGCGCTGACGTCACCACGTCCCTGGGGGCGCACGGACCTGGGAGAGATGATGGGGTACTAGGTGTTCACACAGGACCGGGCTGGTTTGGTTAGGGAGCTTTAAAGCTATCATCGTTTGATGAGTGCATTTTGTAtttccacctgtatattatattcagtacacatccagctgtaaatttagttcacaatactagttatctatatatacatatctgtaaaactctatttataataatagccacctgtatattatattcagtacacatccagctgtaaatttagtttgcaatactagttatctatacatatctgtacatatctgtaaaactctatttatagtaatat
This genomic window from Fundulus heteroclitus isolate FHET01 chromosome 6, MU-UCD_Fhet_4.1, whole genome shotgun sequence contains:
- the LOC105934553 gene encoding fibronectin type III domain-containing protein 7, whose product is MYNFTVAAFGGGCWSPESSLTLIQTEPCRPLNVSAQTFCESEEVQLSWYQTGHGANYSVTAMGSLGYMAVYNTTGTLYSATLPCGQHYNVTVQAQSSRCHSTPSSPFFFKTGPCAPRDVVTSAQCGSSVGSVSWGPSDGAESYIARATGLDGHVHLCRTNTTSCTWSELHCGEQYAVTVGAEADHCIRLSGNSSVIYMNSCRPQNLAASVDCDKKVVSLGWDTNNRTETYAVSAETGDQVIGLSTNITTALFSEFTCGQNYSLTVTPYNQHCPGGSSASTSVQTWPCMPEGISATQDCLSGIAVVTWGSSNGSDYYTAAVQTDAGVSKMCVSDAGACSISGLTCGHNFSVSVTASNQQCNVTSRETASLQSGPCIPTDVSVKMDCSNNSAAVSWSPSRGALRYSVLANGSHSDDSCTASDLSCLACGADYAVQVVAEDDRCSSRPSQPVLFESGPCPPHNLNVQLSCLSNDLTVTWDAVRHVDHFLVSLTAAGGETGELCNTTSNVCSTSNLTCGHAYTVQVTSVRGDCQSEHNQSRSIHSAPCQPQGVSGHLDCVTNSAWISWDAAPGAESYTVSAVGGDAYTANCTTSNTTCEVEDLACGVSYNFTVTARNGQCESPPSASIILRTAPCSLSAITAFAQCHNSSILVEWGLTEGGGAESTLHIAVAEASDQTYLTCNSTGGSCFLRGARCGLRYTIIVAASSDRCSSLRSPPYRISMEPCAPGDVSVDVSCEHHSALVSWTPSPVADTYRVFAVAANGHERACNATSSNCTLSGLHCDQRYTVSVVASHENCTSRASPDATVITGPCQPSGLSKTFHCDNQSAALTWAPSDNAEDYYGCAQAEDGDRLCCHSTEPGCTINGLVCGKVYSFSVQASNGTCNSSSSNAVQIAGAPCPPQSVEVQELPMQMESQVMRFTWTEVTCGEPEYLLTLTGSLLGDGHALFEISSYWTNVTYFEIPLPCSSSYVATLRSRNAAGMSDKSAALNGTTAPCPPSGAKYSSSSSSVSVSWNSSVFATTYTLYSGSVSSQRRLCSTAGLSCSLTNVSFSSLVVTASNAAGESQPANVMEVTATSRRRRDLREKRIRVNGDLSAPLLDVTHALPTIVFLQWSPVEDASFYSLLVRKQGSSDDSQELTVYGESVILSDLSPDSAYCFSVSASNAADVSGPESEPVCVQTGRGTTQ